A region of the Salvia hispanica cultivar TCC Black 2014 unplaced genomic scaffold, UniMelb_Shisp_WGS_1.0 HiC_scaffold_513, whole genome shotgun sequence genome:
TCGTAcagtagttttatttttgatgATATGATAGTGATACTTTTATCGTcacctttttcttatttacctTTTCTAAACTTTGGAATAATGGACCCAAAAAGAAGTAGTGTTACAAAGAAgtaaataaagttataaagTTGTTGGGCGGGAACAAGACAACAGTgattttaaacaaaaacaaaattcaaagttGTGGAATTGTTGTGTTCTTAATTCTTATTCCAGGTAATGTTCTCTCTCTATAGGTTAGGTCGATTATATTATACTGTTTTAATTCCAAAGAAATTGGCTCATCATTTATTATACTAGTTTTaccacccgtgctatgcacgggccaagtaatttttaaaaaataagaaaaatatatttaaaacaaattaaataaaaataagaaatatataggaaatatgtaaaaattattgaaaataaagaatagaaactatttatatttaagcCTTCGAAATAGTCGAGATGGTGGAATCGAATTAGACTGcgttcatatttttctaattcaaTGGGGATTTTGGATTGGTTTGGGTCGAATGTTTAATAtctaatttaaaacaaatacccaaacaaaaatacagataataattagaaaatgttaTATTGGCCcaataaattgaaaacaatacccaaaaaaaaaattattaaaacccCAAAAACGATTTTTAACTTAGGcccaaaaatttttgaacccAAGCCCAATTCTTATATAAAATACGTTATTgggaattaattaagtttttaaACTATagattagtaatttttaacaacaagggattaaaaaaaaccttaatatatatatatatacactttttgaaataaaaatgtttttaagaAAGCCTAGTTCAAACCATCCCCTTGGGGAAGCGCGTCTTCCTCTCATCGGGTAAGGACACCACAATCCTTTCGTACATCCCACAATAATccatttgaaataaaatctaccaaaacaaccctaaaaatccaaaatcgaCAACGAAAAGAAATCCCTTTCTTAAAGTTCTGCCCCTCATCGGTTCAAAAATTTCGGAGAAGGGACCACGGTCAAATAATCttttaatattccaaaaaatttgaatataaaaatgtcgAAGATTAGGtctattcaaatttataattgttttCAGGGGAATCAAAGGATTGGGTTTTGAAGATTAAATCTAGATCCAAAATATTGCAAAGTGGAAAACAATTTTTCGAGAAATGTTCAAAACACCGGGCCGAATAAATTACCCCAAACAAAGTTCATTTTTTTGATTGTTGTCAACATTGAAaggttttttaattattcaatcattttttcattggaaaatagaaaaaaaaagggtatCACTATTAGGTTTCAAAATTTAgcaaattattgaaaatatgaagattttgataaaattttttgGGGATAGCCTTTTTTTGATTATTCCCGAAATGGAACTACATAACATTATCTTCAAAATGAAAGTTATATGCGTATTAAAATTTTTCAGGGtcttaaaaaaatcttttttgttCTTGAcggggaaaaaaatttaaagaaaatgaaatatcaaGAAAAGGGGGAAAATAAAAGGGGATTGGGGTTCGGAGCCTTTAAAAAACTTACTAATTTGAAGGCATAATTTTTAAGATACTTAGGATTTAAGTATGTCCTTGTCTGAATATGCTAAACCATTTTATAATTCTGTATATTTACTTTAAAAACCCTTTCTTTACACTGTCTATTAATATAACAGAAAAAGAGATAGTGAAAAACCAACACATAATATGGGATTgcaaaaataaagattaaagagAAAGAGTGCAAAATCTTTCTCTTGATTAAACAAAAATCAGAATGCCTTATCCTACATCCCCACTGGAATGCAACAAAAAGATACAAAAGTGATGAAAAAGACATAAACCATCATTACAAAGAACTACCAAAAGAACACAGAACTGATAAGAGTTGTAAGATAGTCCACTAACAATCCACCAACTAAACCAACTAACCAAAATAGAAGTTCAGATAAGTTCAAAAAACACTTCAACTAACTTAAAACAGTTAAGAACTTAAAACATGTCTTCAATTAATCAGCACCAGATAAATCCTGAGTGTAGCTAATTGCTTCCTCATAATCATCATCTTCAATGACATTCaccttcttcattttcttcttgatcTTATCAGAACAGATTACTTCCTCTGCATCAAATTCATCTAACAAACATCGCTTTACACTTCCTTCACCGATGTTTTCATAACCACTTTGCTTAGTAACAGTTGAGAAATCAGGAGTGACAAATTCTTTGCTACATACCTAAAATAATAAGATAATAAGAATTTCAGATGACTAAGAAGATAAATAACAAAGCTGAGcataatttctcaaaaaaataCCTCAACAATATCAGCTCCAAAGAGTAAATCAGCAAGCTTGACATCGGTATTGAGAACTTGTGAAGCAATATTCTTAGGAACATATTTCTCAACAATTTCTGGAATATTACAAATCTTGTTAACCGTATATGGATATCTACGGTAAAATTCCTTGCTATTCTTGTTTTGAATCttaaacaaaatttctttCCCCAACAAAAGCTCCTCAATTTTCTTAGGAAGATACTCCATAACAGAATTCTGGaacagaaaaaagaaagactgagtaaaatatatttggaTAACACTAAT
Encoded here:
- the LOC125199466 gene encoding uncharacterized protein LOC125199466 — encoded protein: FRFVVNIVDDSSNASLLLWDREVVQLIGKRVSDMIGSNMENSVMEYLPKKIEELLLGKEILFKIQNKNSKEFYRRYPYTVNKICNIPEIVEKYVPKNIASQVLNTDVKLADLLFGADIVEVCSKEFVTPDFSTVTKQSGYENIGEGSVKRCLLDEFDAEEVICSDKIKKKMKKVNVIEDDDYEEAISYTQDLSGAD